Part of the Tamandua tetradactyla isolate mTamTet1 chromosome X, mTamTet1.pri, whole genome shotgun sequence genome, GCATGAGTGAGGAAGAGAGCAGATGGTGGGGTAAGAGATATAATGGGGAGCAGAAAATGTAAAGCTTTTATAGGTACTTTGGCTCTCATTCTGAGTGTAATGGGGTGTATTTGTATGATTTTGAGTACAGAAGTGCCATGAtgtgattttgattttaaaatggtCACGTTAGTGTTTGTGTTGAGAATATACCACGGTGGGGCAAGTGTGGAAGAAGAGAGACATGTTAGAGGGCTATTGCAGTTATCCAGATGAGAAGTTAATGGTGGAGTAGACATTATTAACAATGGGGATGGTGAGAAGTGGTTGAATTTTGGATGCTTTTGAGGTAGAGACAAAATGATTTCCTGATTGACTGGCTCTGTagtgggaaagaaggaaaggaactgATGGTGAGAACAAGGCGACAAAGGTCATATTTAGAGAAGAAGTTGAGAATAGAGGAATTACTGAAGTCACTTTGCGTTTCAGGAGTAAAGAAAGGATGAGGGAAGATAACTCAAGAAAAGTATGCCTATACAGGCTTATGGAGGTTAGAATGCAGGAGCTGAGGCGTCCCTGGGGATCTTGGGGTTCTTGTGGTGATGGGCATAAATGGGGGCAAACATCAACACCAGATGAATTCTGATGGATTTAAGGCAGACAGGGTTGACAGAGGTTTGAATGTTGTGGTAGGGAGAGGTGTGTATCTGGGACTTCTTGTTGACCCCAGGTGATGGGGGAAGTGTAGTTTGGACCCTGAGCAATGGTTCAGACAATGTGTCATTTTGCTCCAGGAAGCAGAGATCACATATATCTGTAATAATACAAAAGGATAGGACTACACCTGTGGAAATAGAAAGGCAAAGGGAAATGGAATGAGGGTCAAGAAaatctcaatttttctgtaatgtTTTCGTttcctaataaaaagaaaaactaaatacaGCTAAATATTCACAACGTTCAAATGTGATTGGTGGAAATACTGGTGTTTATCCTATTTAATGTCTGGGACATTATAAATACTCAGTGAatattatttgttaaatgagtgTGTGTGAGCCTTAAAAGTTTCTCCAAAAAGCATACAAAAGTCTCAACCAACACAAAGTGCTACAGGATCATAGAAAAGGGAATGGAGTGAGGTGGAGGGGAAATCTGGGGAAGGCTTGAGAAATCCTTGTGGACAGTGTGATCCCTGATCTGTGTAGATCCATACCACTATATATAAACTATATGGAAAGTGTGAGGTCTAAGCTAAAAACATAGTTCTACCTCCATTTTACCTTAGTGCTCTAAGGTTCTGCGTGAATATCTAGAAAAATGACCTTGAACATCTAGTCCTTTCAAGTTACTACAGGATCCTCACTTTTCTTCCCTAAGAGGGAAGTGCTGGTGGTGCTGTTGTACAAAAGTTCTGCTCTAGCATAGATTTAATACCTCCGGTTAGAAAGCCTAGCAGAGCACTAAGGATAGGGAATATAAAGATAAAGGTCTTCAGTTTGATACTCCTCTGACTGTTCTAAACCGACCGCTACCACATTCAGAGGCTGATAAAATTTAGAAAGTGATTTTTACGTAGGAGAGCATCACTATCTCAGAAATGTCCAGCTGTGGGGGTGAATGACCCTGAACGACCTTTCCATGAGCATCCTTCCTTCAGGACCACAGACAATACTGGGCATCACTTCTAAACTACTGTTTGGTCATCACGGCCTACTTCTACTCCTATGGCTACAGGAATCAAGAATGCCAGACTTCAGCTCACGCAGTTTGGATCTCGGAGTTCATAGACGTTAAAAGCTAACCCGACAAGATGTCGATGCTTATTGTGTAGGTTACTATTATTGTGGACCGCGATGATACGTGGGATGAAGGGAAAACGGGTAAGCTGCACCAAAACTGTGAGAGGGGTCCGGGTGCGCGCTCGTGGTCCTTCGGCCAATCAGAAGGCTGGAGCGGGGTCTGGGAGGCGGGCCCTGAAGATATCAAGCACTTTTGCGCGGGTGAGGTCTTAAGCTTTGGGGAGAGAGTGGGCGGAGGCCCACAAGACAAAAGTCCAGGTAGGGCGCGGAGGCGACCGCGGTCTCTCGACCAATCAGGAAAGGCTGGGCGGGGCCCGGGGCTCTGGTCCAGGGTTCTCGCCCGAGGCTTATAACTGCAGAGCTCTGCGCGGGAACGCTATCCTAGCCCAGAGTGAGGAGGTGTGCGTACCGGGCAATTGTCTCTTAACGTGTCTTCAAGTCTTCAGGTGAGGACCAGCGGACCGGCCAGGAGCCAGAGGAGGCGAACGCGTCGGGGCTGCGGGTGGGGCGTGTCGGGCCTTTGCGCGTTGGGGGGGGGCCGGGGGCCGGCTGGCCTTGCGAATCTGCGCTGCCTCCGGGCGAGTCTGCGCCTTTGTCTTCGTGCCGCGCGCCTTCGGCCCAGAAGCCGAATTCCGCGGGGGTGTCCTAGGAAAGGCCGAGGGAGTGGACTCCCAGTGCGGACCAGCCGCCTCCGTAGCAACAGCTCCGAGGCTGCTAGGTAGAAGCCGTTTCTCACGCCCTCCCCTTCGGAGCCCTTAGGCTGGGTGCTCACAGCGGTAGGCTTTAAAAGATGTATGCAAACTGCCCCTAAGAGTCAGTGCACCAGCCCTGTCGTTAAGGTTGGTCCTGGTTTCCCTAGCTTTGCAGATTGGAGTCTGATCGCTCAGCAGAGGAGATTTTTTGGATGACCTCGACTGGATGGAGGCACATTCAGGACTCTAGATGattggtgggggggagggggggctccATTCTACTCTGGGCCCTGGACGTGTCTTACCCCGCCAGGGTGGTGCTAGGCACGCTCAGGAAACCTCTGCTTTCCAGTTTCTAGAATTTCCTATGGTCACTTCTGGATAAATCTGAATGTTCCTGGGGCACCAGGCATTTCATCCTGTCCACGGCCACACACCTCTAAGCCTCATCTTGCCTCTCCCTTtcgagagaaaaaaaaatgatgcaataAGACTTAACTCTACTTAGCCTGTCCAATTCTGCTGTAGTCCTAGGTCTAATCCTAATTAGCTGTCCGTTCCTTACAGCGTTTACAAACCAGTGCCACCAGGAATTGTTGTGACATGTGTATGACTTGATCAAATCCCTTCCCTCTCTTATTGTTGTAGTGTAGTTCTTTTCATCTACTGTCTTTGGAcaagtaaaatggaaagaaattagtACAATTTAAGccatgctttttatttcctgcttccctaccccctaaaaaaaaaaagccccccaAAAGCACTGAATAGAAAGTAAGGTTGCTAAATCCCTAACTGGTTCAACCgagtccttctttttcttttccctatctgctTTTGGGCTTTTATCACCTCCATTTTACCTTTGCTGTGATCTTAAAATAGTCGGACATATTGGCTGCTGATTTGTAGAGCCTGTTAGTTTCTTGTGCATCCTGATTAAAAGGCAGTTACTGCCTGTTAGAAGTGGAGTGATGATGTGAAATTGAAAGTATCCTAATAAAAAGCTGGCTTTTCTAATATCCGTTGCTATTTTCCTATTGAAAATCAAGAAGTAAAATACATACCAAGAGCAAGTTTGAGAATTTTTTGCTGTGACTCCTTAGACTGATCATAGTTATGCCAGTTAaacctttttaaatgttttattttttatttttttaggcgAGATGAGTGATAAGCCAGACTTGTCTGAAGTGGAGAAGTTTGACAGGTCAAAACTGAAGAAAACTaatactgaagaaaaaaacaCTCTCCCCTCGAAGGAAAGTAAGTCATGGGAGTATCAAATGATAACAGACAATGGTGAAAGTTCGGTAAATAAACTAAGTAAATTTTGCCACAAAATATGCAATAGAGTACCActgtatttaagaaaataatttaaaacatatgaaatTGTCTTCTTACTTGGGTTATATAAGCAATTCTCAAATAATAGGCCCTAGTAACAAtgggggaataaaaaaaaaactagtttcttGTTGGAAAGTTACTAAAAGCCACATTAAAACCTTATCTTGAAATATTGGACTTAGCCTTAGAAAAATCTCACTTTTGTCCACTTTATGGTTGTTTGGCATTTTTCTGCATCTAGCAGTTTGGGTCCATGATCTGATCCCTAAAGAACCAGGTAAACTGTGTAGTTTTAGCATCTTCTGCCTGATAGTAAGATAAGGTGGAAGAGCAAGTTTACATCTTCGGTATACTCAAGGCTCCTAGGCTCAAGGGAAAAGTTTTGCTTTCTGAAATTATAGCCTGCTGGAGAAAGTGTATTCGTAAGAGCTAAGGGGCACTTTTTGTCATGTCACTGTATTTGAGGGTTCCAAAGTTAGTTAAAATTGAAAGGATGTAATTTCTTAATTGTCTAGTAATGGCTAAATCTGAAGAAAATACTTCACTTGCTTCTCAGTCTCAGAATAATCTATGGAAAAAGAAGTAACAGCATAAATCTACCTCtcatgaaaaaatttttaaaagttcatataGATTGTAATGCATGTTCAGGTGATTAAGATGCACCTGCTTaaatgcatgtgtgcacacacacacatgcacctcACTGTGAGGATTTGTGATCGTGTCTTGGTGTTCTAACTATAAAGCATAGATGGCAGCCTTCTATGGCTTGGCAAAGAGCTCTTTTAGGAGAAACTGGACTTGATCATAGGAAAACAGCCTCTTAATgactttttgtgttttttttttccccagttatCCAGCAGGAGAAAGAATGTGTCCAAACATCATAAAATGGGGATTTCCTCACAAAAGCAAATTTCAGCATTATTTCATTGTCTTGGTTATGGGTTTGTTTATTGTAAACTTATGTGTGTGTAGAGATTTTAGGTATCTTCTTATGTCTTCTCACCTATACTCTGTAGTTAAGAAGGCAGGGGCCGTGAATGCTGTTACCTTTGTGTTAGAACTTCCCGTTGATGTGTAATCATTCATATGGCCAATGCCGCCAACAGTCTTACCATTGATGACCTTTGTTTATGTGGTCCTTGGGCTCCCTACAGGATAATCCACTTTAAACCTTTTCCAATGGGTACCTCCATTGTTCCATAATAATCATGAAGTTGCATGCCTATTAGTTTGTCACAGTTTACTTTCATTTCTAACatagcaataaaataataaatataatcatTATTCTTAAGGATCTTGTGGTTCATTCTTGGTGGtatcctattttttaatataaatatttttagaaaagttgtaggtttacagaaaaatcatgcagaaaatacagagttccaatGTACCCCTccccattattaataccttgtattagtgtggtcctttgttacacttgatgaaagaatgttactaaaattgtactattaacttttTCTGTACTTTATATTAGTATTCAtagtttgtgttgtacagtccaatggtattttaaattttttattgtaacatataaaatgcatttccccttttaatcattcaaatatataattcagtgctgttaattatgttcacaaggTTGTGCTACAATCACTACTTTCCATTACTAAATCTTCCATCACTCCAACAAATTctttaccaattaagcattaattcctaATCTGCTACACCTATTCCAGCTCTGATAACCTgtactctagtttctgactatgaatgCTTACTCTAATCTCATATCAGTAAGGTCATAAAATTTTTGTCCTtgagcctggcttatttcactcagtgtgatgtcttcaagattcgtTCATGTTGTCacctgtatcagaacttcattcctttttgtggctgaataatgttccattgtatgcatataccatctTTTTTTGTAATCCACGCATCTGATGATGGACACTTGATTTacttccatctgttggcaattgtgaataatgccactaggaacattggtgtgaaaatatgtgtttgagtccttgctttaagttctttgggtatatacccataAGTAGGATTGAGAAATCatgtgataattctatatttaactttttgaggagctaccgaactgttttccacaatggctggacaattttacattcctacccaCAATCAATGactattcttatttctccacatcccctccaacacttgttattttccgcTTATTTAATAATAggcattctagtaggtgtgaaatggtacctcattttggttttgatttgcatttccctgatggttaatgatattGAGAACTTTTCATGCACTTTATGACCATTAGTATATCTTCTctagagaaatgtcttttcatgcagaaaagtttgtaattttaatgaattctcatttatctgtcttttcttttgttgctcatggtttaggtgtaaagtccaagaaaccattgcctaacacaaggtcctgaaggtttttccctgtgttttcttctagtagttcttagttttaggtcttttatttagttttttgatcaattttgagctgatttttatacatggtgtgaggtaaggacCTTCATTCGTTCTTtctcatatggatatccaattttcccacaccatttgttgaaggtattatttttccccattgagtggattggcacccttgtcaaaatcaattggtcatagatgtaagggtttatttttaaacttaattctAGTCCAGTGATCTATAAATCTGTCCTTGTGCCTGTACCACACTGTCTTGTTTGCtacagctttataataagttttaaatttggGAATTGTGAATCATCCAACTTcactcttatttttcaaaatgatttggCTAGTCAAAtgcccttactcttccatataaatttgatgattgccttttccatttcttgaaGAAGGCTGTTCGGATTTTAATtgggattatattgaatctgtaaattgttttgggtGGAATTGTGCCTGTACCACACCATCTTGTTTGCTacggctttataataagttttaaatttggGAATTGTGAATCGTCCAACTTCactcttatttttcaagatgattttggctattcagatccccttactcttccatataaatttgatgattgccttttccatttcttgaaGAAGgctgtttggattttgattgggattgtgttgaatctgtaaattgctttgggtagaattgacactttaacaatatttagtcttccaatccatgggtgtggaatgtccttctatttatttggggcttatttgatttcttttagcaatgttttgatAGTTTTATGTGTATGGGTCCTTACatacttggttaagtttattcctagatatttgattcttttagttgttattgtaaatggatttttccccttgatttcctcctcagattactcattactagtgtatagaaacattattgatttttgtgtattgagcTTCTACCTCTCCACTTTGCAGAATTTGTTTACTAACTCTAGTTCTCttatgtggatttttcaggattttctgtatataggaccatgttatctgcaaactgggaacattttattttttttccaatttgaatgccttttgttctagtttgctagctgccagaatgcaatataccagaaacggaatggcttttaaaaaggggatttaataagtttctagtttacagttctaaggccgagaaaatgtcccaattaaaacaatcctatagaaatgtccaatcaaaggcatccatccagggaaagatactttgattcaagaaggccgatgaagttcagggtttctctctcaagtgagaaggtacatggcgaacatagtcagggcttctttctcagctggaagggcacatggcgaatgtggtgtcatctgctagctttctctcctggcttctggtttcatgaagctccctgggaggcgttttccttcttcatagccaaaggtcactggctcatgaactctctgcttcatggtgctgcagcattctctgctctgtccgaatctcttccattctccaaaatgtttcttttatagaactccagaaacttatcaagacccacccaaatgggtggagacatgtcgtcacttgacccagcttaacaaccactcttgactaagtcacatcatccagggagatgatttgattacagtttcaaacatactgtattgaatagggaatgggatttttattaaaacatggcttttctaggagacatacatcctttcaaaccagcacaccttttatttatttttcctgcctaattgctctggcaagaacttctagtacactgaataacagtggagacactgggcattcttgtcttgttgcTGCTCTTGGAGGTAAATTTTTAGTGTTTTACTATTGTGTATTTTGTTAGCTgtgtgcttttcatatatgccctttatcattttgaggaagtttccatctattcctgttttttttattattttttaagaaggggtactgaattttctcaaattttttttgtacaccaattgagatgatcatgttttattatgttttcccatcgttctgttaatatggtatgttaaattaattggttttcttagtTGAACttctcttgcatacctgggatgaatcccatttcatcatggtatataattcttttaatgtgcttttggattctgtttgctagtattGTGTTGAGGACATTTGCATTGTATTCATAAGGgctattggtctgtaattttcttttcttgtatatttATCTGACTTTAGTATtagtattaggatgatgttggcctcatagaataagttagaatgttcaatttttttggaaaattttgagcagcgttggtattaattcttattGGAAGGTTTGGTAAAATTAAACCAGAACACCATCTGGACCTGGGCATTCTTTTTGGGGAAATTTTTgaatactgattcaatctcttttctagtTCTTGCTCTCCTAAGATATTCTTTTTCTTAtgagtcagtgtagatagttCGTGAGTTACTAGGCATGTGTTCATTTTaactaggttatctaatttattggtatacAGTTCTTCATAGGATCCTCTAAAaatcctctttatttctgtgcGGTCAGTAATGTCCTCCCTTTTATTCCTGATTTAATTATTAgcattctttctctttatttctttgtaggtCTAGGTAAAGCTTTGTCAACTTCATTGATGTTTTGAAATaaccaacttttaaaattttctttatctgtaaattctctatttcatttatctctgcactaatctttttatttcctgcttgctttgcattttgtttgcgcttctttttctagatcctccagtttttCAGTTAGTTGTCCAATTTGAGatcagtcttcttttttaatataataatttagaaTAATAGCTTACATTGCATCCCgttagttttggtatgttgtgttttcattttcatttctctcaagatattttctaatttcccttgtaatttcttctctgacTCATTAGTtttttaagagtgcattgtttaatttctacatatttgtgaatattccattCCTTCCTCTGTTAttggtttctagcttcattccattgtgatcagaaaagatACACTGtaggatttcaatatttttaaatttagtgtgACTTCTTTTGTGACATAACACATAAATTATCCTGCAGAATGATTCTTGTGCACTAGAGTAGAATGTACATTCTACAGCTGTTGGGTGAAATTTTCTATATATGTccgttaggtctagttggtttgtaGTTCAagccttctattttcttattgatcttctgtttaggtattctatccattattgaaagtattATTGAAGACTCCTTTTATTAATTTAGAactatctatttcttccttcagatctgtcagtatttgctttatatttttatgtctatGACATTTGAAGCATATATGTTCAtattgttatgtgttcttgttgaattggcTGTTTATCAGTATATAGCAACTTTCTTTGTCCTACAAAGCAGTTTGTGACTTGAaatctatttttctcatttataatagCTTCTGCAGCTTTCTTTTGGCTGCTATTTGCATGGTATCTTTCtactgtcctttcactttcaacctttttgtgattttttaatttgagatcagtctcttataaatagcatatagttgggtcctacttttttttaatcaattctgtcaatctctgcatTTTAACTAGGTagtttaaacatttatatttaaagtaattccTGATGAGGCATGactttcttctgacattttgctatttgatcttttttgtctctcaatACTTCTATTAATTCctacatttgtatttatttgctttacGTATTGTGCCATTCTGACTCTCCTCTCACTTCTTTCTGCAtatgttttgcatatattttctttgaggtTACCATGgtgtttaaatttaacatcctaaatctataacagtcacatttgatttgatattaATTTAACTTTAGTAGCATGTACATACCCTGTTCTTATATCCCTCTGCCACCTGCATATTTTTGTATTTGctacaaattatatcttcatacatttTACGTCCAaaaccatttatttattattacttatcatgcatttgcattttagaacttgt contains:
- the TMSB15A gene encoding thymosin beta-15A, which gives rise to MSDKPDLSEVEKFDRSKLKKTNTEEKNTLPSKEIIQQEKECVQTS